The following proteins are co-located in the Equus caballus isolate H_3958 breed thoroughbred chromosome 15, TB-T2T, whole genome shotgun sequence genome:
- the GDF7 gene encoding growth/differentiation factor 7 yields MDLSAAAALCLWLLSACRPRDGLEAAAVLRAAGAGPAGSPGGGGGGGGRTLAAAAGASTGPAAAAPGARAARRAASSGFRNGSVVPHQFMMSLYRSLAGRAPAGAAAASTSGSGRHGRADTITGFADQATQDESAAETGQSFLFDVSSLSDADEVVGAELRVLRREFPEPSSGSAIPPPLLLLLSTCPGAASAPLLLHSRAAEPLDGARWEVFDVADAVRRHRREPRATRVFCLLLRAAAGPARGPLALQLLGFGSRGGGGAAAEERALLVVSSRTQRKESLFREIRAQARALGAPLAAEPPPDPGPGTGSPTAVIGGRRRRRTALAGTRAAQGSGGGAGRGHGRRGRSRCSRKPLHVDFKELGWDDWIIAPLDYEAYHCEGVCDFPLRSHLEPTNHAIIQTLLNSMAPDAAPASCCVPARLSPISILYIDAANNVVYKQYEDMVVEACGCR; encoded by the exons ATGGACCTGAGCGCGGCCGCCGCGCTGTGCCTCTGGCTGCTGAGCGCCTGCCGCCCTCGCGACGGACTCGAAGCGGCCGCTGTGCTGCGAGCGGCGGGGGCAGGGCCGGCCGGGAGTCCCGggggcggcggcggtggcggcgggcGGACCCTCGCCGCAGCTGCGGGTGCCTCCACTGGCCCGGCCGCCGCGGCCCCCGGGGCCCGCGCTGCGCGGCGCGCTGCCAGCTCCGGCTTCAGGAACGGCTCCGTGGTGCCGCACCAGTTCATGATGTCGCTTTACCGGAGCCTGGCCGGGAGGGCTCCGGCCGGGGCAGCCGCCGCCTCCACCTCGGGCTCTGGCCGCCACGGCCGCGCGGACACAATCACCGGCTTCGCAGACCAGGCGACCCAAG ACGAATCGGCCGCCGAGACCGGCCAGAGCTTCCTATTCGACGTGTCCAGTCTCTCCGACGCCGACGAGGTGGTGGGCGCGGAGCTGCGCGTGCTGCGCCGCGAGTTTCCGGAGCCGAGCTCCGGCAGCGCGATTCCcccgccgctgctgctgctgctgtccacGTGCCCCGGCGCCGCCAGCGCGCCGCTCCTGCTGCACTCGCGAGCGGCCGAGCCCCTGGACGGTGCGCGCTGGGAGGTGTTTGACGTGGCGGACGCCGTGCGGCGCCACCGCCGGGAGCCGCGCGCCACCCGCGTGTTCTGCCTCTTGCTGCGCGCAGCGGCCGGGCCGGCGCGGGGCCCGCTGGCACTGCAGCTACTGGGCTTCGGCTCGCGGGGTGGAGGCGGGGCCGCGGCGGAAGAGCGCGCCCTGCTCGTTGTCTCCTCCCGCACACAGAGGAAGGAGAGCCTGTTCCGGGAGATCCGCGCCCAGGCCCGCGCGCTCGGGGCCCCGCTGGCCGCGGAGCCGCCGCCGGATCCGGGACCCGGCACCGGCTCGCCGACGGCGGTCATCGGAGGTCGCAGGCGGCGGCGGACAGCGCTGGCTGGGACGCGGGCGGCGCAGGGCAgcggcgggggcgcgggccgGGGCCACGGGCGCAGGGGTCGGAGCCGCTGTAGCCGGAAGCCGCTGCATGTGGACTTCAAGGAGCTGGGCTGGGACGACTGGATCATCGCGCCGCTGGACTACGAGGCGTACCACTGCGAGGGCGTTTGCGACTTCCCGCTGCGCTCGCATCTCGAGCCCACCAACCACGCCATCATTCAGACGCTGCTCAACTCCATGGCGCCCGACGCGGCGCCTGCCTCTTGCTGCGTGCCTGCGCGCCTCAGCCCCATCAGCATCCTCTACATCGACGCCGCCAACAACGTGGTCTACAAGCAGTACGAGGACATGGTGGTGGAGGCGTGTGGCTGCAGGTAG